The region GTTATCCAGTGTGTGATTTTGCACCTATCCAGTCTCACACTGGTGCAACACATGAGGCTCTAGTTAGGATTTTCATGCTGATTTTGTCCTCTGTGTGTTTATAACTGGAtcctgtgtatttatttatttattcattcatatatatatatatatatatatatatatatatatatatatatatatatatatatatatatatatatatatatatatatatatatatatatatatattgtgtatttagATATTTAATGGCTTTAATTGTATTTAAGTTTGTACATGTTTAGAGAGCAATATCCAGTCCGAAGTATTTAAAGCAGCTATTTCTgaataaatgtgaaatgtaaataaagtttacAATAATTAAACACTTTGATGTTTACTTTGCAGTTCCTAAAtagattaataatgataatacaaaaACTAAATCAGAAGCCCTATAAGACCCAATGAAGTACAATAGCTATTTGTTGCAGATCTGTGACGTCGTGTTACTTTGTTATCATGATGCATGAGGTAATATCTTTTTTACCGTAAGTACCATTCTTGGACAAATAGACAAGGGGAAACCCACACGGAGAGCCGTTATTCGCCTTGGAACAGTGATAGGTTATATGTAAAGATAATTCTGGACAAATTCATCTACAAAAATAGTTTTGCGCCACTGGAATATTCGAGTAGCAGACACGAGCTGAGAGCTACTGCTGATGTTACGGTAGTGTCCTCACCGGAGCGCTGCAGAGAGACTCGACAGCGCAAGTGTGCTCAGGTTTGCAGCCAGAGGAGAAACAAGACGTTCGTTTGGAcctgttttaaatgttaatagcTGACGTTAGTAGTCATAATATCCTTTGCTTGTTTGACTAAGGGTTTTGCATGCTTTTGTTTTGTAGTTAGTACATATTTTTGCGATTCCATCGGTTGCTGCAGTCTCCATCAGCGTCTTACTCAGCATTTACTCGCACGCTGTAATACTCTTAACTCGTTACATAAGGCTTCAGAGTTAAACGTGGACATCGCCGTGTCTTTGGGTCGCCAAACGCCACCACTGAAATCAAGCCGTTAATTATTTTGTTAGTCAGACATAGCTGGTGTTCATGCCCGATCTGCAGCGCTTCAGTTTTCCGCTCCGTAGCATGAATTCTCCTCTCCATcagcatcatcagcagcagcaccAACAGCACCCGAATCCAGAAGGACCCGGTCATCCCGATTCTCCCTCGGGTTTGCTCCCCGAGGCTGCTGTCCTCGGAGTTCCCGATCCATCCTCGTTTTTCCTCGGAGAACATCCTGGAACACAAACCGCATTTGACCTTACAGCATCCTCTTATCTGCACTTCAGTCCATCGCTCCACTGGTCCCAACCTCCTCCACCTACAGCCATGGCACTGAGGAACGACCTGGGATCCAATATAAGCGTCCTGAAGACCCTCAATCTGCGGTTCCGATGCTTTCTGGCTAAAGTGCATGAACTGGAGAGACGCAATAAGATACTGGAGTTACAGCTTCAGCAGGCTTTAGACAGCAATAATACGGGTGGATGCATGGAGGACAGAAACACCAAAGAGATCGGTGTGCAGACTGGGTTTATTGGGCCTATCGCTGTCCGGCCTGGGTCTTTGTCCTTTCAAAACACCAATAACTCTGCTAAACGACCCACTACATTGTTAATGCCTTCTCTTACGACCGTCCTCAAGCTTGAGCCAAATAAAGCTGACGGTGAGAGCACAACTGACCCAAACACTACTAGAAACCCAGCCATCATGGTAAGTCTTGCAACACCCACCACCGAACCCGCCTCGGCCAACACCAACAACTCCAATAATGCTCTGCATGTGAGCAGCGTTGGCACCGGGACGTCTCCCAGCCTTCAGCCTCGCTTCCTGCCGGGAACTATCTGGTCCTATAATCAGACCCGTAAACTGGGAAGCGGGTCAGAGACTCGGGTCACCAGTCCTGGAGTGTCGTGGGTCCACCCGGATGGCGTGGGTGTCCAGATAGACACCATCACCCCAGAGATCAGAGCACTTTACAACGTCCTGGCCAAAATCAAAAGGGAGCGGGATGAGTATAAGCGAAGGTGAATATAGGTGCTTTGTATGGCTAAATGAGAAAGAGGTTTCTGTTTCTGGCCCTAATAATAGGCCTCCTGCTTTTCAGGAGTGTTTCAAGAATCATGATGGATTTGAGACATGATTGCCACCAGTTTGTTATTATTTGATATAATTAGGGATGTTCAAATTCCAGTTGATATTGATAAGCTGATAATAGTTTGATGTTGTGGCTGAAAACTTATAACTAGACAAtattaatttgatatatatatatataaaattaaacaccaAAAACTAACATATTGtgaagtgaatttaggcatcacaacattttcGTGTACAATATGAAAAATGGATAATCATTTTCAGATTTGCTAAAGATATCATTTAATAGTGTTATtgaattattagtgtttttgaaGATTAGCATCTAGTAAGTGTTagatactgttcaaaagttatcagaatgttttataaaaggatcatgtgacaatgaaaactGCAGTTATTGCTTCTGAAAATcaagctttttttattaaatctataaaataattataaattgtaacttctcaatattaatgtttttgctgtatttttgatcaaataaatgcttcaaaaacaatataaatatgttaAACTTATTTAATCTGTACTAATcattccaaacttttaaacagtactgtaaatgcaaaaaataactaaa is a window of Carassius auratus strain Wakin chromosome 16, ASM336829v1, whole genome shotgun sequence DNA encoding:
- the iffo1b gene encoding intermediate filament family orphan 1, with the protein product MPDLQRFSFPLRSMNSPLHQHHQQQHQQHPNPEGPGHPDSPSGLLPEAAVLGVPDPSSFFLGEHPGTQTAFDLTASSYLHFSPSLHWSQPPPPTAMALRNDLGSNISVLKTLNLRFRCFLAKVHELERRNKILELQLQQALDSNNTGGCMEDRNTKEIGVQTGFIGPIAVRPGSLSFQNTNNSAKRPTTLLMPSLTTVLKLEPNKADGESTTDPNTTRNPAIMVSLATPTTEPASANTNNSNNALHVSSVGTGTSPSLQPRFLPGTIWSYNQTRKLGSGSETRVTSPGVSWVHPDGVGVQIDTITPEIRALYNVLAKIKRERDEYKRRWEEEYTMRMDMEQRMNDLQEDLQESEVCQDELALKVQQLKAELVLFKGLMSNNLSELDSKIQEKAMKVDMDICRRIDITARLCDVAQQRNFEDPIKIFKVPSPQNAITSRARKQASQPANGSETDEPVSTSESDGGGAREDEVCTPSTLQINEEMQRMLTQLRECEFEDDCDSLAWEETEETLLLWEDFPGCTLTTDTSQGEEECLEKVIKDTECLFKSREKEYQETIDQIEMELATAKSDMNRHLHEYMEMCSMKRGLDVQMETCRRLITQSGNNKSTSSLPGGGTDANGETERDKTEGGGR